A single Spirochaetota bacterium DNA region contains:
- a CDS encoding AAA family ATPase, with product MPNQMPENLKNIKDILDLDEELHKVSPEAEPVGGKAGVRSRRGDINFQLKPEELESYLNKYIVGQEEAIEIIATKICTHFNRMHLEQELPEDEKIVGNIKSNMLLIGPTGVGKTYIIKLIAKKIGVPFVKADATKFSETGYVGGDVEDLVRELVHEADGDIAKAEYGIIYLDEIDKIASSGTVYGPDVSRAGVQRNLLKLMEEADVDLKTPHDLASQVEAAMEAQRTGKVTRKKINTKNILFIVSGAFGGLEDIINKRLNKQAIGFDKSQVRREDRQSVLKMVKTQDLIEYGFESEFVGRLPVTVVLNDLDQEGLYKILKNKYSTVVLGKKLDFRAYGIDLEFTDEALRMLASKAYKERTGARGLLSVFEKTLIKFEKTLPSTDIKKLTVDREVVEHPEEVLKRILLSDNIRKFQKEFLIKHGIVMEFEDEALQIIQEKARAAGMSIKQYCDDLFHDYPYGIKLMNLERFIITKAAVEDPQGYIDEYIRNYYSQKK from the coding sequence ATGCCTAATCAGATGCCTGAGAATTTAAAGAATATTAAAGATATACTGGATTTAGATGAGGAATTACATAAAGTATCGCCTGAAGCTGAACCTGTTGGTGGCAAGGCTGGTGTAAGGTCCAGGCGAGGTGATATTAATTTTCAGTTAAAACCTGAGGAACTGGAAAGCTACTTAAATAAATATATTGTTGGTCAGGAAGAAGCAATAGAGATTATTGCTACAAAAATATGTACCCATTTTAACCGCATGCACTTAGAACAGGAATTACCTGAAGATGAGAAGATAGTTGGCAATATTAAAAGCAACATGTTGCTCATTGGCCCTACTGGTGTGGGGAAAACATATATTATTAAATTGATAGCAAAAAAGATTGGTGTTCCGTTTGTAAAGGCCGATGCAACTAAATTCAGTGAAACGGGGTATGTGGGTGGTGATGTTGAGGATCTGGTACGAGAATTAGTACACGAAGCTGATGGTGATATAGCTAAGGCAGAATATGGGATAATCTACTTAGATGAAATTGATAAAATAGCTTCTAGTGGTACTGTGTATGGACCGGATGTATCTCGTGCGGGAGTTCAGCGCAACCTTTTAAAACTTATGGAAGAAGCAGATGTTGACCTTAAAACACCCCATGACTTAGCATCACAGGTTGAAGCTGCAATGGAGGCACAGCGTACAGGAAAGGTAACCCGCAAAAAGATCAATACCAAGAATATTCTGTTTATTGTTTCCGGTGCATTTGGGGGCCTGGAGGACATTATTAATAAACGCTTAAATAAGCAAGCTATTGGTTTTGATAAATCACAGGTGAGGCGCGAGGATAGGCAGAGTGTCCTTAAAATGGTAAAAACACAGGACCTTATTGAATATGGTTTTGAATCAGAATTTGTTGGGCGTTTGCCTGTTACAGTTGTGCTCAATGATCTGGACCAGGAAGGTTTGTACAAGATTTTGAAGAACAAATACAGTACTGTTGTACTGGGCAAAAAGCTAGATTTCAGGGCTTACGGTATAGACCTTGAATTTACCGATGAAGCATTACGGATGCTTGCATCCAAAGCTTATAAAGAGCGTACAGGAGCCCGCGGGCTGTTGAGTGTATTTGAAAAAACGCTGATTAAATTTGAAAAAACACTCCCATCCACTGATATAAAAAAGCTTACTGTAGACAGGGAAGTAGTTGAACACCCTGAAGAAGTATTAAAGCGAATACTGTTGAGTGATAACATTCGCAAATTCCAGAAAGAATTTTTAATAAAGCATGGTATAGTGATGGAATTTGAGGATGAAGCATTACAGATTATACAGGAAAAGGCCCGTGCAGCTGGGATGAGTATAAAACAGTATTGTGATGATTTATTCCATGATTATCCTTATGGGATTAAATTAATGAATCTTGAAAGATTTATAATTACAAAAGCTGCCGTTGAAGACCCTCAAGGGTATATTGATGAATATATCCGTAATTATTACAGCCAGAAAAAATAG
- a CDS encoding MBL fold metallo-hydrolase: MKLLAQGTINDYCQVIGHIGYPAYIIKGHNKIMMIDAGINLLAPKYYTDLSTILGNPQKLNYAAITHSHYDHLGAIPYLLKKIPGLTIVGADRIQQLLAKQSVIDFMTHLSNIQKPLFADITGQEDVSLSSFDITLPVKDGDTIDLGDLTCIVYEVPGHTRDSLAYYFPQIKMLCPGEAVGVPQGMNGQDVQVEFLSSYEEYYSSLEKMASLEVKILCMAHGFVYTEDDVVSFFTASLKATEKYKKLLLDYLDKVNGDIEQAIELITREEYDKKGTIHQERNAYISNLSAQVKLVAKDYQYIKG, encoded by the coding sequence ATGAAATTACTTGCACAGGGAACAATTAACGATTATTGTCAGGTTATAGGGCATATAGGCTATCCAGCTTATATTATTAAGGGACATAACAAGATTATGATGATAGATGCAGGTATTAATCTTTTAGCCCCAAAATATTATACTGATCTTTCAACTATTCTGGGTAATCCGCAAAAACTCAATTATGCAGCAATAACCCATTCACACTACGACCATCTGGGAGCTATTCCATATCTTTTAAAAAAAATTCCCGGATTAACCATAGTAGGTGCAGATCGCATTCAGCAACTACTTGCAAAACAGTCAGTTATTGATTTTATGACTCACTTAAGCAACATCCAAAAACCGTTATTTGCAGATATAACAGGCCAGGAGGATGTTTCACTTTCCAGTTTTGATATAACCTTACCTGTGAAAGATGGTGATACTATTGATCTTGGAGATCTTACCTGCATTGTGTATGAAGTACCAGGACATACTCGTGATTCCTTGGCGTATTATTTCCCCCAAATCAAAATGTTATGCCCTGGTGAAGCTGTGGGTGTTCCTCAGGGAATGAATGGACAGGATGTTCAGGTTGAATTTTTATCATCATATGAAGAGTATTATTCTTCACTGGAAAAAATGGCATCCCTTGAAGTAAAGATTCTTTGTATGGCCCATGGTTTTGTTTATACCGAAGATGACGTAGTATCTTTTTTTACCGCATCATTAAAAGCAACTGAGAAATACAAAAAATTACTATTAGATTACCTTGATAAAGTTAATGGAGATATTGAACAGGCAATTGAGTTAATAACCAGGGAAGAATATGACAAAAAAGGAACAATTCATCAGGAAAGGAATGCTTACATATCAAACCTCAGTGCGCAGGTAAAATTAGTTGCTAAAGATTATCAGTACATCAAGGGGTAG